A genomic segment from Glycine soja cultivar W05 chromosome 20, ASM419377v2, whole genome shotgun sequence encodes:
- the LOC114402218 gene encoding WD repeat-containing protein 55-like isoform X3, producing the protein MLEVHAHTESCRAARFINGGRAILTGSPDCLILATDVETGSTIARLDDAHEAAINRLINLTESTVASGDDEGCIKVWDIRERSCCNSFNAHEDYISDITFVSDAMKLLATSDRFTDLSSNSIDAMLKLDEDRIITGSENRIINLVGILPNRVIQPIAEHSEYPVECLAFSHDRKFLGSISHDQMLKLWDLDNILQGSGNTQSNEAGAVDSDDDAMDLDDDPSKNSKGNKRKNANNGNALGGSNNFFSDL; encoded by the exons ATGCTGGAAGTTCATGCTCACACTGAGTCCTGCAGGGCTGCTCGATTCATCAACGGTGGACGTG CGATCTTGACAGGTTCTCCGGATTGCTTAATACTGGCTACGGATGTGGAAACTGGATCTACAATTGCTCgtcttgatgatgctcatgA GGCTGCGATAAATAGATTGATAAACTTGACTGAGTCAACTGTTGCCTCGGGAGATGATGAAGGTTGTATAAAG GTATGGGATATCAGAGAACGTTCTTGTTGCAATTCTTTTAATGCCCATGAAGATTACATTTCAGACATTACTTTTGTGTCTGATGCAATGAAACTGTTGGCAACAAG CGATCGATTTACTGATCTCTCTTCTAATTCTATTGATGCTATGTTGAAG CTTGATGAAGACAGGATTATTACCGGATCAGAGAATAGAATTATCAA cCTGGTTGGGATATTACCAAACAGAGTCATCCAGCCAATTGCAGAACACTCAGAATATCCTGTTGAGTGTCTTG CATTCTCTCATGATAGGAAGTTTCTTGGAAGCATTTCCCATGATCAAATGTTAAAG CTATGGGACTTGGATAATATTCTACAAGGCTCAGGAAACACACAAAGTAATGAAGCTGGAGCTGTTGACAGTGACGATGATGCGATGGATCTAGATGATGATCCTTCAAAGAATAGTAAAG GGAACAAGAGAAAGAATGCAAATAATGGGAATGCCCTAGGTGGATCGAACAACTTCTTTTCAGATTTATAG
- the LOC114402012 gene encoding uncharacterized protein LOC114402012 gives MRSDTYTGSRGRTSFVLIGCERSGQYKCRKKEFVRRNTGTGKCGCPFKLHGKLVHGGESWMVMLIYGIHNHELAKTLVGHPYVGRLTNDKKNIIADMIKSNVKLRNILLTLKEHNANSCITIKQIYNARSAYRSLIRGEDTEMQHLMRLLERDQYIH, from the coding sequence ATGAGGTCTGATACATATACTGGTAGTAGAGGAAGaacttcatttgtgttaattgggtgtgaaaggagcgGTCAGTACAAGtgtaggaagaaagaatttgttagaagaaACACAGGCactgggaaatgtggttgtcccttcaagCTTCATGGGAAACTAGTGCATGGAGGAGAAAGTTGGATGGTGATGTTGATCTATGGGATTCACAACCATGAATTGGCGAagaccttagttggacatccatatgttggGAGATTGACAAATGATAAGAAGAATATCATTGCTGATATGATAAAGTCGAATGTGAAATTAAGAAACATCCTGCTAACGTTAAAGGAGCACAACGCCAACAGTTGcatcacaatcaaacaaatctacaatgcaagaagtgcatatcgttctttgATCAGAGGAGAAGACACTGAAATGCAACACCTAATGAGGCTTcttgaacgtgatcaatacattcattag
- the LOC114402218 gene encoding WD repeat-containing protein 55-like isoform X2: protein MLEVHAHTESCRAARFINGGRAILTGSPDCLILATDVETGSTIARLDDAHEAAINRLINLTESTVASGDDEGCIKVWDIRERSCCNSFNAHEDYISDITFVSDAMKLLATSGDGTLSVCNLRRNKVQAQSEFSEDELLSVVLMKLDEDRIITGSENRIINLVGILPNRVIQPIAEHSEYPVECLAFSHDRKFLGSISHDQMLKLWDLDNILQGSGNTQSNEAGAVDSDDDAMDLDDDPSKNSKGNKRKNANNGNALGGSNNFFSDL from the exons ATGCTGGAAGTTCATGCTCACACTGAGTCCTGCAGGGCTGCTCGATTCATCAACGGTGGACGTG CGATCTTGACAGGTTCTCCGGATTGCTTAATACTGGCTACGGATGTGGAAACTGGATCTACAATTGCTCgtcttgatgatgctcatgA GGCTGCGATAAATAGATTGATAAACTTGACTGAGTCAACTGTTGCCTCGGGAGATGATGAAGGTTGTATAAAG GTATGGGATATCAGAGAACGTTCTTGTTGCAATTCTTTTAATGCCCATGAAGATTACATTTCAGACATTACTTTTGTGTCTGATGCAATGAAACTGTTGGCAACAAG TGGAGATGGGACTCTGTCTGTTTGCAATCTTCGAAGAAATAAA GTGCAAGCTCAATCTGAATTTTCTGAAGATGAGCTACTGTCTGTGGTTTTAATGAAG CTTGATGAAGACAGGATTATTACCGGATCAGAGAATAGAATTATCAA cCTGGTTGGGATATTACCAAACAGAGTCATCCAGCCAATTGCAGAACACTCAGAATATCCTGTTGAGTGTCTTG CATTCTCTCATGATAGGAAGTTTCTTGGAAGCATTTCCCATGATCAAATGTTAAAG CTATGGGACTTGGATAATATTCTACAAGGCTCAGGAAACACACAAAGTAATGAAGCTGGAGCTGTTGACAGTGACGATGATGCGATGGATCTAGATGATGATCCTTCAAAGAATAGTAAAG GGAACAAGAGAAAGAATGCAAATAATGGGAATGCCCTAGGTGGATCGAACAACTTCTTTTCAGATTTATAG
- the LOC114402218 gene encoding WD repeat-containing protein 55-like isoform X1, producing the protein MLEVHAHTESCRAARFINGGRAILTGSPDCLILATDVETGSTIARLDDAHEAAINRLINLTESTVASGDDEGCIKVWDIRERSCCNSFNAHEDYISDITFVSDAMKLLATSGDGTLSVCNLRRNKVQAQSEFSEDELLSVVLMKNGRKVVCGSQTGIILLYSWGCFKDCSDRFTDLSSNSIDAMLKLDEDRIITGSENRIINLVGILPNRVIQPIAEHSEYPVECLAFSHDRKFLGSISHDQMLKLWDLDNILQGSGNTQSNEAGAVDSDDDAMDLDDDPSKNSKGNKRKNANNGNALGGSNNFFSDL; encoded by the exons ATGCTGGAAGTTCATGCTCACACTGAGTCCTGCAGGGCTGCTCGATTCATCAACGGTGGACGTG CGATCTTGACAGGTTCTCCGGATTGCTTAATACTGGCTACGGATGTGGAAACTGGATCTACAATTGCTCgtcttgatgatgctcatgA GGCTGCGATAAATAGATTGATAAACTTGACTGAGTCAACTGTTGCCTCGGGAGATGATGAAGGTTGTATAAAG GTATGGGATATCAGAGAACGTTCTTGTTGCAATTCTTTTAATGCCCATGAAGATTACATTTCAGACATTACTTTTGTGTCTGATGCAATGAAACTGTTGGCAACAAG TGGAGATGGGACTCTGTCTGTTTGCAATCTTCGAAGAAATAAA GTGCAAGCTCAATCTGAATTTTCTGAAGATGAGCTACTGTCTGTGGTTTTAATGAAG AATGGTAGGAAAGTTGTATGTGGATCACAAACTGGAATCATTCTATTGTATTCGTGGGGATGTTTCAAGGATTGTAG CGATCGATTTACTGATCTCTCTTCTAATTCTATTGATGCTATGTTGAAG CTTGATGAAGACAGGATTATTACCGGATCAGAGAATAGAATTATCAA cCTGGTTGGGATATTACCAAACAGAGTCATCCAGCCAATTGCAGAACACTCAGAATATCCTGTTGAGTGTCTTG CATTCTCTCATGATAGGAAGTTTCTTGGAAGCATTTCCCATGATCAAATGTTAAAG CTATGGGACTTGGATAATATTCTACAAGGCTCAGGAAACACACAAAGTAATGAAGCTGGAGCTGTTGACAGTGACGATGATGCGATGGATCTAGATGATGATCCTTCAAAGAATAGTAAAG GGAACAAGAGAAAGAATGCAAATAATGGGAATGCCCTAGGTGGATCGAACAACTTCTTTTCAGATTTATAG
- the LOC114402011 gene encoding protein MAIN-LIKE 2-like gives MVRIRGLARASGTGRGRDMSQDAHYPEVPQHRPTTSVRRQWVHVTEDVTHTPEDVPQLNEDVPHVSDATPEMTGAVDAADVEGVATDGSEGSLAVDEGFPGGPRDPSILAGFAEHVEHSIWSGQERPNLKLVSHGRKVDKFGRPTPEIESMIAATRLSPLIRCSVITTDPGLISAFFERWHRETNTFHLPVGELTITLDDVVSLLHLPITGALHTFEPLVTSDAVMLLTELLKVSPEEARAKTHQAGGPHVWLSWLRDVYESKCRARRWVVAARAYLLHLVGCIFFANKSATHVYVMHLEAFRDLAQAGGFSWGAVALIHLYEYLNEVLQTPTRQITGYITLFQCWIYEHFPTVHQCVVDDAYAEASPHASRCLTGKAHMMRIKGAPYRAPMEALTVTNVSWMPYAEHRGVRGFDLISSYTGQLKWGQIVVYVRPKRVLR, from the exons ATGGTTAGAATAAGAGGGTTAGCTCGTGCCTCAGGTACTGGTAGAGGCAGAGACATGAGTCAGGATGCACATTATCCTGAAGTTCCTCAACATAGGCCTACTACTTCAGTACGTAGGCAATGGGTTCATGTGACTGAGGACGTTACTCATACACCTGAGGATGTGCCTCAGTTGAATGAGGATGTTCCTCATGTGTCTGATGCTACTCCGGAGATGACAGGCGCTGTTGATGCTGCGGACGTAGAGGGAGTGGCTACTGATGGTAGTGAGGGTTCACTTGCTGTTGAtgagggattccctggtgggCCACGTGACCCATCGATTTTGGCTGGTTTTGCCGAGCATGTGGAACATAGCATCTGGAGTGGACAG GAACGACCCAATCTGAAGTTGGTCTCCCATGGTAGAAAAGTAGATAAATTTGGGAGACCAACGCCTGAGATAGAAAGCATGATTGCGGCCACCAGATTGAGTCCACTGATCAGGTGTTCGGTAATCACCACtgatcctggacttatatccgccTTCTTCGAGAGGTGGCATAGGGAGACCAACACCTTCCACTTGCCAGTAGGAGAGTTGACGATCACTCTAGATGACGTGGTGTCACTCCTACACCTTCCCATCACTGGCGCGCTGCATACCTTCGAGCCGCTGGTTACTTCCGACGCAGTCATGCTTTTGACGGAGCTGCTTAAGGTCAGCCCTGAGGAGGCTAGAGCTAAGACCCATCAAGCTGGTGGGCCTCATGTTTGGTTGTCATGGCTTCGAGACGTGTACGAGAGCAAGTGCCGGGCCAGACGGTGGGTTGTAGCAGCCCGTGCGTACCTCCTCCACTTGGTCGGTTGCATTTTTttcgctaacaagagtgcaacacatGTTTATGTCATGCACCTGGAGGCTTTTAGGGACCTGGCCCAGGCAGGGGGATTCTCTTGGGGAGCGGTTGCGTTGATCCACTTGTACGAGTATCTGAATGAAGTGTTGCAGACCCCTACACGGCAGATAACCGGTTACATTACATTATTTCAG TGTTGGATATACGAGCACTTTCCGACGGTGCATCAGTGCGTCGTTGATGATGCTTATGCTGAGGCAAGCCCACATGCCTCCAGGTGTCTTACGGGTAAGGCTCATATGATGAGGATCAAGGGAGCCCCATACCGGGCACCTATGGAAGCCCTGACTGTCACGAACGTGTCATGGATGCCCTATGCTGAGCACCGGGGAGTTAGGGGCTTCGACCTGATCTCATCGTACACGGGCCAACTTAAATGGGGTCAGATAGTAGTCTACGTTCGACCAAAGCGGGTGCTTCGATAG